A window of Clostridioides sp. ES-S-0010-02 genomic DNA:
TGTCATATCAAAAAATTCCGATACACCTCCACTTATTGGTATATCTATCTCTGGTCTTTGAAGATATGTAATTATATCTAATATAAAAGAAGAACAAATTAAATTATTATATATAGAAAAATTTTTATTTCTTCTTATACCATACATACCTAATATGTCAGTTAGACCTATTCTAATACTGAGTATTCTTGATTTATATCTTAAAATAGTATTATATAAACTACTGAAGCTTAATTCTTTGTTTTCTTTATATATGAATTCTCTTGTTTCTATTATTGGAATAACATACATATTTTGAAGACCTATAGAATTCAAAACTTCTATACAGTTTTCAATTAACTCAGAATTTGCTTTAGGAATCAATATTCCTGTTATTGTATTATTGTTTTTAATTATAATATCTTTAATTCTTAGCAATTGCTCTACATCTTTTATTCTCACAAAAATTAATGGTATACCATCTTTATTAGTTATATTTTCATTGCTAATATTTTTCAAAATCAATTTAAGATTTTCTATAGCCTCAGATTCTCCATTTGCCCCAACAGCATCTTCTAAACAAATAGCTAATGGTCTAACTCCCTTAACATCACCTATAATACTTTTATAAATCATGTTATATTGAGTCGCTGGAACGTATAAAAAAGCACCTAGTGCATATTTCAGTACATCTTTTTCAGTATTGGCATTAAAGTCTTCTGGCACTTTCAAAAAAATTTTCTCTAAATACTCTTTGCAGATATAATCGAAATATTTCAATGTGTGGCCTCCTCATATACATAGAAAGGGCCAACTTTATCAAAATTAGCCCTTAATATACTACTTATTATAAATTATAGCTGTATTTAATTCTTCTAATCTCTTTGTATTATCCTTAATTGTAACTCTATTATTTTCTTCTATTCTCATAGTTTCATCTATACCAGATTTAATTGTATTGTACATTTTTTCTAATGTCTCTATTTGCACAGAGCTTGTTCCAGCCATCCTAGCTATTTGTGCACTTTGAGAACTTACATTTTGTGCATTTCTAAGCAGTAATTCATTAGTTTTATCATCAAGAGCTTTTAAAGACTTTGCTTGTAATTCTTGCTTTTTAAGTAATATAGCTTGAGATAAACATTGTTTAAATACTGGTAGAGTTACAACAAAGGCACTATTGATTTTTCTAATTAAACCATAGTTATTATGTTGCATACCTCTCAGCATAGGTATAGTCTGAATAGCTATATTTTCTGCTATCCTTAAATCATAGACTCTTTGATTTAACATATCATAGACTTTTAATAGTTCTTGATAGTTGACAATATCCATTTGGTCTCCACTAGTCTCTGATTTTTGTTTGAAATATGGTAGTATTTCATTATCCATTTCTTCTACTGCCATTTCTCCAGCAACAATATATTTTTGAAGTTCATTATAAAAGTCAAAATT
This region includes:
- a CDS encoding toxic anion resistance protein, encoding MGININNFSKDNNSVETVENLPTTIQEENFDIMEYTNNKKNELRKSKEVEALTSLIEVENPDTILQFGRKASEGVARVSDSLLNTIKLNRNEENSKMLVHLTKIMDKFDLDDFQETKEPNFVQKLFKKANNAIEMMFQKYETLGGEVEKIQIELEQYERDIALSNKQIGAMLNENFDFYNELQKYIVAGEMAVEEMDNEILPYFKQKSETSGDQMDIVNYQELLKVYDMLNQRVYDLRIAENIAIQTIPMLRGMQHNNYGLIRKINSAFVVTLPVFKQCLSQAILLKKQELQAKSLKALDDKTNELLLRNAQNVSSQSAQIARMAGTSSVQIETLEKMYNTIKSGIDETMRIEENNRVTIKDNTKRLEELNTAIIYNK
- a CDS encoding HpcH/HpaI aldolase/citrate lyase family protein; translated protein: MKYFDYICKEYLEKIFLKVPEDFNANTEKDVLKYALGAFLYVPATQYNMIYKSIIGDVKGVRPLAICLEDAVGANGESEAIENLKLILKNISNENITNKDGIPLIFVRIKDVEQLLRIKDIIIKNNNTITGILIPKANSELIENCIEVLNSIGLQNMYVIPIIETREFIYKENKELSFSSLYNTILRYKSRILSIRIGLTDILGMYGIRRNKNFSIYNNLICSSFILDIITYLQRPEIDIPISGGVSEFFDMTNEEIRNKYIEEILLDKFHGLVGKTVIHPMQIQIVQALSAVSYEDFTDALEILDSTNSKYGVSKGILGERMNETNPHFLWAKKTLILSKIYGVLNKGVDYEELLKF